A single genomic interval of Longimicrobium sp. harbors:
- a CDS encoding NUDIX hydrolase gives MKLLNVFRSGMNSTSRSTSLPGPASPRMTREDGRIVLARRVDSDRWVLPGGLVDWGETMEEGARRELEEETGMEVARMGRLVGVYSAPGRDPQGHSVTILVAAEVRGTPSIGDPLEISEIHAFAPAEVPFQQMALGTGVMLRNYLAGQTVIA, from the coding sequence ATGAAACTCCTGAACGTTTTTCGCTCCGGGATGAACTCCACGAGCAGATCGACGTCGCTGCCGGGGCCCGCTTCGCCGCGGATGACGCGCGAGGACGGGCGCATCGTGCTGGCGCGCAGGGTGGACTCGGACCGCTGGGTGCTGCCGGGCGGGCTGGTGGACTGGGGCGAGACGATGGAGGAGGGCGCCCGCCGCGAGCTGGAGGAGGAGACCGGGATGGAGGTGGCGCGGATGGGGCGGCTCGTCGGCGTCTACTCGGCGCCGGGGCGTGATCCGCAGGGGCATTCGGTCACGATCCTCGTGGCGGCGGAGGTGCGCGGGACGCCGAGCATCGGCGACCCGCTGGAGATCAGCGAGATCCACGCGTTCGCCCCCGCCGAGGTCCCGTTCCAGCAAATGGCCCTCGGCACCGGCGTCATGCTCCGCAACTACCTCGCGGGGCAGACGGTCATCGCCTGA
- a CDS encoding nucleotidyltransferase domain-containing protein, with translation MRPSSRVIRGEAGPGSDVDLLVEFIPERKTFRSFMALSFLLEELLEHHVELATTESLSPFIGPHVLREAEDVLLAA, from the coding sequence ATGCGCCCGTCCTCGCGCGTCATCCGCGGCGAAGCGGGCCCCGGCAGCGACGTCGATCTGCTCGTGGAGTTCATCCCGGAGCGAAAAACGTTCAGGAGTTTCATGGCGCTCTCCTTTCTCCTGGAGGAGCTCCTTGAGCACCACGTGGAGCTCGCCACCACGGAGTCGCTGAGCCCGTTCATCGGCCCCCACGTCCTGCGCGAGGCGGAGGATGTTTTGCTCGCCGCGTGA
- a CDS encoding helix-turn-helix transcriptional regulator has protein sequence MQQEKRERLERAGWRVGTVQEFLNLSDDEALFVELKLALRNALKDRRNAQGLTQTELAKRMGSSRSRVAKMEAGDPSVSLDLLVRALIATGATAQDLADVIAAQEHTRAA, from the coding sequence ATGCAGCAGGAGAAGCGGGAGCGGCTGGAAAGAGCGGGCTGGCGCGTAGGCACGGTGCAGGAGTTCCTGAACCTGTCCGACGACGAGGCGCTGTTCGTGGAGCTGAAGCTCGCCCTCCGAAACGCCCTGAAGGACCGCCGAAACGCGCAGGGCCTCACGCAAACCGAACTGGCGAAGCGGATGGGATCGAGCCGGTCGCGCGTCGCGAAGATGGAAGCGGGCGACCCGTCAGTGTCGCTGGATCTCCTCGTGCGCGCCCTCATCGCTACCGGCGCCACGGCACAGGACCTCGCCGACGTAATCGCGGCGCAAGAACACACACGCGCCGCCTGA
- a CDS encoding M1 family aminopeptidase yields the protein MSALRGLVAFELRHHLRRISTWVYFGVLFLISLVVTLSRGGAWRDFDMGSELLVANSPIRISTLMLTLGILAVPITSAIAGTAVYRDFETRAYPLFFTTAVPKWAYLGGRYLGAVLANLLILLSIPLGIIAASASPFVDADRVGPFLPLAYLHAIALITLPNVLFTSAIFLMLAATTRRMMPVYVGGFALLVGWAIALISAGAVDEEWLIYLVDPFGVAPTLRSTRYWTVVEQNWSLVPVPTLLLLNRALWLAVGAGVLAWGAHRFRFAHAADERDLNRPSGSRRTADEAAPVVVPRAHRTFDARARALQLAATLRRSLREVVGNVYFPILVGLCLLFVLLVGGDIGEIYGTRTFPVTYKVLETLTGSFFLFVIIIITFYAGELVWMERDRRTHQLHDATPVPTWVPLVAKLAALTLTVALLLAACMVCGMLIQAARGYFRFEVGQYLRELFIHQLLGMYLPLIVLAFAVQTLANHKYVGHFIMLAYYVVGPSIYALGVSHNLLVYGSTPSLQYSDMNGWNGAEGSWTWYALFWGGVAVLLAIISNLFWRRGEEQGGGWRTRLARARATSPVLVAAGLAGLLVLGTGGFIVYNTAILNPWTSENDSEQVQLRYEREYKRFEWAPQPRVTGVKLRVELFPRAQELRARGTYRIHNRTRSRIDSVHVDISSSMKIHSFAFDRPATKVVSDSAGGYYVYRLGRPLLPGDSAEFRFDVAHLTPGFTDEPQYGPVVENGTFVNNEVLPRIGYNPEGEITGEGDREHYGLATRPRVSPITDRRARNVNFISRDADWVSFEATIVTDADQTAIAPGYLVRPSWIERGRRHFHYRMDAPILNFYAFLSGRYAVRRDRWRNVAIEVYHHPPHSRNVERMIGAVKKSLDYYTAEFGPYQHRQVRILEFPRYAEFAQSFANTIPYSEGIGFIAQVGKEDIDYPFFVTAHEVAHQWWGHQLVGADVQGAAMLSETLAEYSALMVMEREFGRAHIGRFLRYELDQYLRGRGSEGRAEMPLALVENQQYIHYNKGALAMYALRDYIGEARVNAALKAFLDQWKYKGPPYPTSRDLLVHLRAATPDSLGYLIDDLFERVTLYDNATERATSRRLKDGRYQVDVRVRARKVRADSLGNETEVPLDDRIEIGVYGADGEVPLYLAKHRIRAGVQTVRVIVKEIPERAGIDPLHKLIDREKDDNVREVEG from the coding sequence ATGAGCGCGCTGCGGGGGCTCGTCGCCTTCGAGCTGCGCCACCACCTGCGGCGGATCTCCACCTGGGTGTACTTCGGCGTCCTCTTCCTGATCTCGTTGGTGGTCACGTTGTCGCGCGGGGGTGCGTGGCGCGACTTCGACATGGGGAGCGAGCTCCTCGTGGCCAACTCGCCGATCCGCATCTCCACGCTCATGCTGACGCTGGGGATACTTGCCGTACCCATCACCTCGGCGATCGCGGGGACGGCGGTGTACCGCGACTTCGAGACGCGCGCGTACCCGCTCTTCTTCACCACCGCGGTGCCGAAGTGGGCGTACCTGGGCGGGCGCTACCTGGGCGCGGTGCTCGCCAACCTCCTCATCCTCCTGTCGATCCCGCTGGGGATCATTGCCGCGAGCGCCTCGCCGTTCGTGGACGCGGACCGGGTGGGGCCTTTTCTCCCGCTCGCGTACCTGCATGCCATCGCGCTCATCACCCTTCCCAACGTGCTCTTCACCTCCGCCATCTTTTTGATGCTGGCCGCCACCACGCGGCGGATGATGCCGGTATACGTGGGCGGATTCGCGCTGCTGGTGGGGTGGGCGATCGCATTGATCTCCGCGGGCGCGGTGGACGAGGAGTGGCTGATCTACCTGGTCGACCCCTTTGGCGTGGCGCCGACGCTGCGCTCCACACGCTACTGGACGGTGGTGGAGCAGAACTGGTCGCTCGTCCCGGTCCCCACGCTCCTGCTGCTGAACCGCGCCCTCTGGCTGGCGGTGGGGGCGGGGGTGCTGGCTTGGGGCGCGCACCGCTTCCGCTTCGCGCACGCGGCGGACGAGCGCGATCTGAACCGCCCATCGGGGAGCCGCCGCACAGCGGACGAGGCGGCGCCGGTGGTGGTGCCGCGCGCGCACCGCACCTTTGACGCGCGGGCGCGTGCCTTACAGCTCGCCGCCACGCTGCGCCGTTCGCTGCGCGAGGTGGTGGGGAACGTGTACTTCCCCATCCTGGTGGGGCTCTGCCTCCTCTTCGTCCTCCTGGTGGGCGGCGACATCGGTGAGATCTACGGGACGCGCACCTTCCCGGTCACCTACAAGGTGCTGGAGACGCTTACCGGCAGCTTCTTCCTGTTCGTGATCATCATCATCACCTTCTACGCCGGCGAGCTGGTGTGGATGGAGCGCGACCGGCGCACGCACCAGCTCCACGATGCCACGCCGGTGCCCACCTGGGTGCCGCTGGTGGCGAAGCTGGCGGCGCTGACCCTCACGGTGGCGCTGCTGCTGGCGGCGTGCATGGTGTGCGGGATGCTGATACAGGCGGCGCGCGGCTACTTCCGCTTCGAGGTGGGGCAGTACCTGCGCGAGCTCTTCATCCACCAGCTCCTGGGGATGTACCTGCCGCTGATCGTGCTGGCGTTCGCCGTGCAGACGCTGGCGAACCACAAGTACGTGGGCCATTTCATCATGCTGGCCTACTACGTGGTCGGTCCGTCGATCTACGCGCTCGGGGTGAGCCACAACCTGCTCGTGTACGGATCCACGCCGTCGCTCCAGTACTCGGACATGAACGGCTGGAACGGCGCCGAGGGGTCGTGGACGTGGTATGCGCTCTTCTGGGGCGGCGTGGCGGTGCTGCTGGCGATCATCTCCAACCTCTTCTGGCGCCGCGGCGAGGAGCAGGGGGGCGGGTGGCGCACGCGGCTCGCCCGCGCCAGGGCCACCAGTCCGGTTCTCGTCGCCGCGGGGTTGGCGGGGCTGCTGGTGCTGGGGACGGGCGGCTTCATCGTCTACAACACGGCGATCCTCAACCCCTGGACGAGCGAGAACGATTCGGAGCAGGTGCAGCTTCGCTACGAGCGCGAGTACAAGCGCTTCGAGTGGGCGCCGCAGCCCAGGGTCACGGGGGTGAAGCTGCGGGTGGAGCTCTTTCCGCGCGCGCAGGAGCTGCGGGCGCGGGGCACGTACCGCATCCACAACCGCACGCGGTCGCGCATCGACTCGGTGCACGTGGACATCTCCAGCAGCATGAAGATCCACTCCTTCGCCTTCGACCGCCCCGCCACGAAGGTGGTGAGCGACTCGGCGGGCGGGTACTACGTGTACCGGCTGGGGCGCCCGCTGCTGCCGGGCGACTCGGCCGAGTTCCGGTTCGACGTCGCGCACCTCACCCCCGGCTTCACCGACGAGCCGCAGTACGGGCCGGTGGTGGAGAACGGCACGTTCGTGAACAACGAGGTCCTGCCACGCATCGGCTACAATCCGGAGGGGGAGATCACCGGCGAGGGGGACCGCGAGCACTATGGCCTGGCGACGCGCCCGCGCGTGTCGCCGATCACCGACCGGCGCGCCCGCAACGTCAACTTCATCTCGCGGGACGCGGACTGGGTGAGCTTCGAGGCCACCATCGTCACCGACGCGGACCAGACGGCGATCGCGCCCGGCTACCTGGTGCGGCCGAGCTGGATCGAGCGCGGGCGGCGCCACTTCCACTACCGGATGGACGCGCCGATCCTGAACTTCTACGCCTTCCTCTCGGGCCGCTACGCCGTGCGCCGCGACCGCTGGCGGAACGTGGCGATCGAGGTGTACCACCATCCGCCGCACAGCCGAAACGTGGAGAGGATGATCGGGGCGGTGAAGAAGTCGCTGGACTACTACACGGCGGAGTTCGGGCCGTACCAGCACCGGCAGGTGCGCATCCTGGAGTTTCCGCGCTACGCCGAGTTCGCGCAGTCGTTCGCCAACACCATCCCGTACTCCGAGGGGATCGGATTCATCGCGCAGGTGGGGAAGGAGGACATCGACTACCCCTTCTTCGTGACCGCGCACGAGGTGGCGCACCAGTGGTGGGGGCACCAGCTGGTGGGCGCGGACGTGCAGGGCGCCGCCATGCTGAGCGAGACGCTGGCCGAGTACAGCGCGCTGATGGTGATGGAACGCGAGTTCGGGCGCGCCCACATCGGCCGCTTTCTGCGCTACGAGCTGGACCAGTACCTCCGCGGCCGCGGCAGCGAGGGGCGCGCGGAGATGCCGCTGGCTCTCGTGGAGAACCAGCAGTACATCCACTACAACAAGGGCGCGCTGGCGATGTACGCGCTGCGCGACTACATCGGCGAGGCGCGGGTGAACGCCGCGCTCAAGGCCTTCCTCGACCAGTGGAAGTACAAGGGCCCGCCGTACCCCACGTCGCGCGACCTCCTGGTGCACCTGCGTGCCGCCACCCCGGACTCGCTCGGCTACCTGATCGACGACCTCTTCGAGCGCGTCACGCTGTACGACAACGCCACGGAGCGCGCCACTTCACGCCGCCTCAAGGACGGCCGCTACCAGGTGGACGTCCGCGTCCGCGCGCGAAAGGTGCGCGCCGATTCGCTTGGCAACGAGACGGAGGTGCCGCTGGATGACCGCATCGAGATCGGCGTCTACGGCGCCGACGGGGAGGTGCCGCTCTACCTCGCCAAGCACCGCATCCGCGCCGGCGTGCAGACGGTGCGCGTGATCGTGAAGGAGATACCGGAGCGCGCCGGCATCGACCCACTCCACAAGCTGATCGACCGCGAAAAGGATGACAACGTGCGGGAGGTGGAGGGGTAG
- a CDS encoding ATP-binding cassette domain-containing protein, whose product MNLVITQLSKTYPNGVHALRGVSLAIQPGMFGLLGPNGAGKSTLMRILATLQEADSGQARLGEIDVLRDKESVRRTLGYLPQEFGVYPATSAAEMLDHFALLKGITAKGERRDTVAALLRQTNLWDARARRLDGFSGGMRQRFGIAVALIGDPQLIIVDEPTAGLDPAERARFLNLLSELGERAVVILSTHIVEDVSELCTRMAIIDRGTIRLAAEPMQAVEALRGRVWRRGVERALLPRVEEALPVISTTLVGGRTLVHVYGDAPPDSSWEAVEPDLKDVYFTVMKGIEVHPEAAPTVSHEPLPPLVLPPPMVREPEPPTADDLGPTDWFSPRRAEPPPLPSPFEAPPLPPRVEPSPFSPLAEEAPAASHAEEELPPLPSHAAEVPPPSEERPRFQGSDG is encoded by the coding sequence GTGAACCTCGTCATCACGCAGCTTTCCAAGACGTACCCCAACGGCGTGCATGCGCTGCGCGGGGTGTCGCTCGCCATACAGCCGGGAATGTTCGGGCTGCTGGGGCCCAACGGGGCGGGGAAGAGCACCCTGATGCGCATTCTCGCCACGCTGCAGGAGGCGGACTCCGGACAGGCGCGGCTGGGCGAGATCGACGTGCTCCGCGACAAGGAATCGGTGCGCCGGACGCTCGGGTACCTGCCGCAGGAGTTCGGCGTCTACCCCGCCACGTCGGCGGCGGAGATGCTGGACCACTTCGCCTTGCTTAAAGGGATCACGGCCAAAGGGGAGCGGCGCGACACGGTGGCCGCCCTCCTTCGCCAGACCAACCTTTGGGATGCGCGGGCGCGGCGGCTGGACGGCTTCAGCGGCGGGATGCGGCAGCGCTTCGGGATCGCGGTGGCGCTGATCGGCGATCCGCAGCTGATCATCGTGGACGAGCCCACGGCGGGGCTGGACCCGGCCGAGCGCGCCCGCTTCCTCAACCTGCTCAGCGAGCTGGGGGAGCGCGCGGTCGTCATCCTCTCCACGCACATCGTGGAGGACGTGAGCGAGCTGTGCACCCGCATGGCCATCATCGACCGCGGCACCATACGCCTGGCGGCCGAGCCGATGCAGGCGGTGGAGGCGCTGCGCGGGCGCGTGTGGCGGCGCGGAGTGGAGCGCGCGCTGCTCCCCAGGGTGGAGGAGGCGCTCCCCGTCATCTCCACCACGCTGGTGGGCGGGCGCACGCTGGTGCACGTGTACGGCGACGCGCCGCCCGATTCGTCGTGGGAGGCGGTGGAGCCGGACCTCAAGGACGTGTACTTCACGGTGATGAAGGGGATCGAGGTGCACCCGGAGGCCGCCCCAACGGTGTCGCACGAGCCGCTGCCACCCCTCGTCCTGCCGCCGCCGATGGTGCGCGAGCCCGAGCCGCCCACCGCCGACGACCTGGGCCCGACCGACTGGTTCTCGCCGCGCCGCGCGGAGCCGCCGCCGCTTCCGTCACCGTTCGAGGCGCCGCCGCTTCCACCGCGCGTCGAGCCGTCGCCGTTTTCCCCGCTTGCTGAGGAAGCGCCGGCTGCGTCGCACGCCGAGGAAGAGTTGCCGCCGCTTCCCTCCCATGCCGCCGAAGTGCCACCGCCCTCCGAGGAGCGGCCGCGATTCCAGGGGAGCGACGGATGA
- the hutU gene encoding urocanate hydratase, which yields MSTIIEPRIIRAPRGTEISCRGWQQEAALRMLMNNLDPEVAERPEDLVVYGGTGKAARSWEAFDAMVETLRSLADDETMLVQSGKPVGVMRTHRHAPRVLIANSNLVPRWANWETFRELERQGLTMYGQMTAGSWIYIGTQGILQGTYETFGAVARQHFGGSLRGTWTLTGGVGGMGGAQPLAITMNGGAALCIDVDPWRIERRIAMRYCDRMTADLDEALRWTLEARDRGEALSVGLVGNCAEVLPELVRRGVTPDVLTDQTSAHDALVGYLPAGMSLQEGDALRTADPEEYQRRSRASMRVHCEAMVEMMRRGAVTFDYGNNLRAQAHEAGFADAFAFPGFVPAYVRPLFCEGKGPFRWVALSGDPEDIRRTDDLVLELFPGDELLHRWIRGAQERVAFQGLPSRICWLGQGARAKFGVALNDLVARGEVKAPIVIGRDHLDTGSVASPYRETEAMKDGSDAIADWPILNALVNVASGASWVSFHHGGGVGIGYSLHAGQVIVADGTDEMRERLERVLTNDPGMGVIRHADAGYETAIETARRENIRVPMLGRGA from the coding sequence ATGAGCACCATCATAGAGCCCCGCATCATCCGCGCGCCACGCGGCACGGAGATCTCGTGCCGGGGGTGGCAGCAGGAGGCCGCCCTGCGCATGCTGATGAACAACCTCGATCCCGAGGTGGCGGAGCGGCCCGAGGACCTGGTGGTGTACGGCGGGACGGGGAAGGCCGCGCGGTCGTGGGAGGCGTTCGACGCGATGGTGGAGACGCTGCGCTCCCTGGCGGACGACGAGACGATGCTGGTGCAGTCCGGCAAGCCCGTGGGGGTGATGCGGACGCACCGCCACGCGCCGCGGGTGCTGATCGCAAACAGCAACCTGGTGCCGCGCTGGGCCAACTGGGAGACGTTCCGCGAGCTGGAGCGGCAGGGGCTCACCATGTACGGCCAGATGACGGCCGGGTCGTGGATCTACATCGGCACGCAGGGAATCCTGCAGGGGACGTACGAGACGTTCGGGGCGGTGGCGCGCCAGCACTTCGGCGGGAGCCTGCGCGGCACGTGGACGCTCACCGGCGGCGTGGGCGGGATGGGGGGCGCGCAGCCGCTGGCCATCACCATGAACGGCGGCGCCGCGCTCTGCATCGACGTGGACCCGTGGCGGATCGAGCGGCGCATCGCCATGCGCTACTGCGACCGCATGACCGCCGATCTGGACGAGGCGCTCCGCTGGACGCTGGAGGCGCGCGACCGCGGCGAGGCGCTCTCCGTGGGGCTGGTGGGGAACTGCGCGGAGGTGCTTCCGGAGCTGGTGCGGCGTGGCGTGACGCCCGACGTGCTCACCGACCAGACCAGCGCGCACGATGCCCTGGTCGGCTACCTCCCCGCCGGGATGTCGCTCCAGGAGGGTGACGCGCTGCGCACCGCCGACCCGGAAGAGTACCAGCGACGCTCGCGCGCCTCCATGCGCGTGCACTGCGAGGCGATGGTGGAGATGATGCGGCGCGGCGCCGTCACCTTTGACTACGGCAACAACCTGCGCGCGCAGGCGCACGAGGCGGGGTTCGCGGATGCGTTCGCATTCCCCGGCTTCGTGCCGGCGTACGTGCGGCCGCTCTTCTGCGAGGGGAAGGGGCCGTTTCGATGGGTGGCGCTCTCCGGCGACCCTGAGGACATCCGCCGCACCGACGATCTGGTGCTGGAGCTCTTTCCCGGCGACGAGCTGCTGCACCGCTGGATCCGCGGCGCGCAGGAGCGGGTGGCGTTCCAGGGGCTGCCGTCGCGCATCTGCTGGCTGGGGCAGGGGGCACGGGCGAAGTTCGGCGTGGCGCTCAACGACCTGGTGGCGCGCGGCGAGGTGAAGGCGCCCATCGTCATCGGCCGCGACCACCTGGACACGGGCTCCGTCGCGTCGCCGTACCGCGAGACGGAGGCGATGAAGGACGGGAGCGACGCCATCGCCGACTGGCCGATCCTGAACGCGCTGGTGAACGTGGCGAGCGGGGCGAGCTGGGTGTCGTTCCACCACGGCGGCGGGGTGGGGATCGGGTACTCGCTGCACGCGGGGCAGGTGATCGTGGCGGATGGCACGGACGAGATGCGGGAGCGGCTGGAGCGCGTGCTGACCAACGACCCGGGAATGGGCGTCATCCGCCACGCCGATGCCGGCTACGAGACCGCCATCGAGACCGCGCGCCGCGAGAACATCCGCGTCCCGATGCTGGGCAGGGGCGCATGA
- a CDS encoding Uma2 family endonuclease — MATKPALQRWTYAEYARLPDDGNRYEVIAGELYVSPSPNPMHQKALIRLSTALEQFTQEHGLGEMYPGPIDVLLSGADYLVPDLVFVRADRAEVITRRGIEAAPDLVIEAISPSTALRDRGLKRERYAHSGVPLYWVVDVELRHIEVYRLLQEPDGPAEIIRDALVWQPVPGGPSLTISVPFIVGTVSRRT; from the coding sequence ATGGCGACGAAGCCCGCACTCCAGCGCTGGACCTATGCCGAGTACGCGCGCCTTCCCGACGACGGCAACCGCTACGAGGTCATCGCGGGGGAGCTTTACGTGAGCCCCTCACCGAATCCCATGCACCAGAAGGCGCTCATCCGCCTGTCGACCGCGCTCGAGCAGTTCACCCAGGAGCATGGGCTGGGCGAGATGTACCCCGGCCCCATCGACGTACTCCTGTCGGGTGCGGACTATCTGGTGCCGGACCTCGTGTTCGTTCGCGCGGACCGTGCGGAGGTCATCACCAGGCGCGGGATCGAGGCCGCGCCGGATCTCGTGATCGAGGCGATCTCCCCATCCACCGCGTTGCGGGACCGTGGGCTGAAGCGCGAGCGGTACGCCCACTCTGGCGTTCCGCTTTACTGGGTGGTCGACGTCGAGCTGCGCCACATAGAGGTGTACCGCCTCTTGCAGGAACCGGATGGCCCCGCCGAGATCATCCGGGATGCACTCGTCTGGCAACCGGTTCCGGGTGGCCCATCTCTTACCATCTCGGTCCCGTTCATCGTGGGCACTGTCAGCCGCCGCACCTGA